In Brevibacillus brevis NBRC 100599, a single genomic region encodes these proteins:
- a CDS encoding FAD:protein FMN transferase — MQQEVQMHHYRCRAMNTEIETILRSSSEQMSQELAKIVDRWFYQVEHRFSRFLPDSELSYLNNHSGRLTLVSELMAEVLTLAESFRLQTGGIFTPFVYDALHAAGYSESFEKLDKKTTTTTKEFSFHKTAMMLHPQMKAVQLQAGSHLDLGGIAKGWSAERLAERLRRKHGIKRGLINAGGDVQLWGGSSVNEPWYIGIANPWNQDEELTIVSRREGAVATSSVWGRRWKNGQHEERHHLIDPRTMKPGNSDVIQCSVTGDSVIACEIWAKVVCIVGLECGIALLRKHCPRMEALIVSGTGDLHLVSYSHHQKERWELDQIDFFHDIAI, encoded by the coding sequence ATGCAACAAGAAGTGCAAATGCATCACTATCGCTGTCGCGCCATGAATACCGAGATAGAAACCATTTTGCGTAGTTCATCCGAGCAAATGAGTCAAGAGCTGGCGAAAATCGTGGACAGATGGTTCTACCAAGTTGAGCACCGATTTAGCCGGTTTTTGCCGGACAGCGAGTTGTCCTATCTCAATAACCATAGTGGCCGACTCACACTAGTATCGGAGCTAATGGCAGAGGTGCTGACACTAGCAGAGTCTTTTCGCTTACAGACAGGTGGCATCTTTACTCCCTTCGTCTACGATGCGCTTCATGCTGCTGGATACAGCGAATCCTTTGAAAAACTGGATAAGAAGACGACGACCACCACGAAGGAGTTTTCTTTCCATAAAACCGCCATGATGCTTCATCCTCAAATGAAAGCTGTTCAGCTGCAAGCAGGCTCACATCTCGATCTGGGAGGTATCGCAAAAGGGTGGTCGGCTGAGAGGCTTGCTGAAAGGCTGCGTCGTAAGCATGGGATCAAAAGAGGCTTAATCAATGCTGGGGGAGACGTGCAGCTATGGGGAGGTAGCAGTGTTAATGAGCCATGGTATATTGGCATCGCAAACCCGTGGAATCAAGATGAGGAGCTGACGATCGTCTCCAGGAGAGAAGGTGCAGTAGCGACTTCAAGCGTGTGGGGCCGAAGATGGAAGAACGGGCAGCACGAAGAACGGCATCATCTCATTGATCCCCGGACAATGAAGCCTGGGAATAGTGATGTCATCCAGTGTAGCGTTACAGGGGATAGTGTAATTGCATGCGAAATCTGGGCAAAGGTAGTCTGCATAGTGGGACTGGAGTGCGGGATAGCCCTACTCCGAAAACATTGCCCGCGTATGGAAGCGTTGATCGTGTCTGGAACAGGAGACCTCCATCTAGTCAGCTATTCACATCATCAAAAGGAGAGATGGGAGCTCGACCAAATTGATTTTTTTCATGATATAGCGATTTAG
- a CDS encoding DUF3231 family protein translates to METIVEEQTTPFQQFKNEHDKLTSAEQGKLWATYVGNTMSVCVLSYMLNHVEDQEVKKILEHSLQLSNQFLQSLKGIFAKENYPLPVGFTNEDVNITAPRLFEDEFYLHYLKYVAKAGISLYGIAIPLVTRDDTREFFTSCINQTVNLINIVNTALLKKGLLIKPPYIPYPEAVDFVEKHSYHNGFFGRVRPLQALEITHLYDNVENNATSKAVLVGFSQAAKSNQSKAYFRRGEEIASKHYETFSGILQEEGLTSPPILDQLVTTSTSAPFSDRLMLFHKLDMYAVRIRAYGNAISMCARHDVATKYARFLVEVGNYVEDGSNLLIENGWLEQPPQAVDRNALASNRH, encoded by the coding sequence ATGGAAACCATAGTGGAGGAGCAAACGACTCCATTTCAACAATTTAAAAATGAACATGATAAATTAACGTCCGCCGAGCAAGGAAAGCTTTGGGCTACATATGTTGGAAATACCATGTCGGTTTGCGTGTTGAGTTATATGCTAAATCATGTTGAGGATCAAGAGGTCAAGAAAATACTCGAACACTCTTTACAATTGTCTAACCAATTTTTACAATCGCTAAAAGGAATATTTGCAAAAGAAAACTACCCGCTTCCCGTAGGATTCACAAATGAAGATGTCAATATAACCGCACCAAGATTATTTGAAGATGAATTTTACCTTCATTACCTGAAATATGTTGCTAAGGCAGGAATAAGCCTATATGGGATCGCAATCCCTTTAGTTACAAGAGATGATACTCGAGAGTTTTTTACTTCATGTATCAATCAAACAGTCAACCTCATTAATATCGTAAATACTGCATTGCTTAAAAAAGGACTGCTAATCAAACCACCCTATATTCCGTATCCGGAAGCGGTGGATTTTGTAGAGAAACACAGCTATCATAATGGTTTTTTTGGTCGTGTTCGCCCCCTGCAGGCTCTTGAGATCACGCATCTTTACGATAACGTTGAAAATAATGCGACAAGCAAAGCCGTATTGGTTGGCTTTAGTCAGGCTGCGAAATCTAATCAGTCAAAGGCGTATTTTCGACGAGGGGAAGAAATAGCTTCCAAGCATTACGAAACCTTTAGCGGGATTCTGCAGGAGGAAGGTTTAACATCCCCTCCCATTCTTGATCAGTTGGTGACCACCTCCACCTCTGCACCTTTCTCAGATCGATTAATGCTGTTTCATAAGTTAGATATGTATGCAGTTAGAATAAGGGCTTATGGTAATGCAATATCTATGTGCGCAAGGCATGATGTAGCAACGAAATACGCTCGTTTTCTTGTCGAAGTTGGCAATTATGTCGAGGATGGATCAAATCTTTTGATTGAAAATGGTTGGCTGGAGCAGCCGCCTCAAGCTGTCGATCGAAATGCCCTTGCCTCTAATAGGCATTAA